Genomic DNA from Thermofilum sp.:
TGTCCTCTCGCAGGAGGAGAGGCAACCTGCCTATCACGGCACCCTACAGCGCTGCCCCTCTTAATTGAAATTTATCCTAACAGGTTTGGAGAGGGTGATAAATACTGCAAGCGTGAAAGAGGGATGAGAATCATGTACAAGGTAGCAGTGGTGAACTCCCGCTCTTTCGGGGTGAGCGCCCCGGACCTTCTGGAGAAGCTGCGCCAGCACGCTCAGGTCGACTTCATCGACGTGGACAAGAAGGCCCGCGGTAAGGATCTAGCTGAAAAGCTTTCAGGCTACCACTTCATCGTAGCTAGTGTCACACCGCTCTACGACGCCGACTTTATGAGGCTCCAGAAAGACCTTCTGCTGATCGCGAGGCACGGGATAGGTGTGGATAATGTTGACGTGAAGGCTGCTACCGAGGAGGGCGTACTGGTGACGCGCGTTCCAGGCTTCAAAGAGCGCGATGCTGTAGCAGAGCTCGCCGTGGCGCTCGCTCTCGACGCGGTGAGGCGCGTAACCTACTCTAGCCAGCTCGTGAGAGCGGGCCGGTGGTCGGAGAGAGGGAGAATCGTAGGCTTCAACATCGCTGGGAAAACTGTCGGCTTAGTAGGCCTCGGGAACATTGGGAGCAGAGTTGCGGAAATCTTCTCGAAGGGTTTCGGTGCAAGAGTCCTCGCCTATGACCCCTACGTGAAGCCTGAAGACGCCGCGAAGTTCGGAGCTCGGCTGACCGACCTCGATACCCTGCTGCGGGAGTCCGACATAATCTCGCTTCACGCCCCCCTCACGCCTGAAACGTACCACATGATAGACGAACGAGCCTTCGAGAAGATGAAGGAGGGAGTGATCATCGTGAACACCGCCAGGGGGGAGCTTATAGACACTGCCGCGCTCGTCAGGGCACTCGAGTCCGGCAAAGTCGCGGGCGCGGGGCTGGACGTGGTCGAGGGGGAGCCGATAGGGGCTGACCACCCTCTGTTGAGGTTTAATAACGTTGTTATTACGCCGCACATCGGCGCGAACACCAGGGAGGGCTTGAGGGGGATGGATGAGTCGAACGTTGACGCCATACTGAAAGTCATAAGAGGCGAGCCGCCTACCGAGTATCTGGTGAACCCGGAAGTTCTCAAGAGAGGCACGAGAGCTAAGCTGAGAGCTCCCGGAACAGAGGCTTCACTGCGCTGAGAAGCTTCTCGAACTTTCTGAAAGCTTCTCTGTAGACGGCGGTGTTTTCCTCATCGGGCTTCACCTCTAAATCCGGGGTAAATTTCTCTTCAGCTGCTCGCGCAACGTCGGATATGCTGCCAGTGGCTTTCAAAGCCAGGAGGCTTGTCCCCCACAGCGCAGCATCGCCTTTCACGCTAGCCTTCACGGGCACCTCTAGGACATCGGCCATGATCTGCAGCCATAGCCTGGACCTCGCGCCGCCTCCCGTAACACGCACTTCGGAGAACTGCAGCCCGTTCTCCCGCAAAGCTTCCGCCACTAGCCTGAGGTTCAGCATAACTCCCTCCATGAAGGACCTCACAACATGGGACCGTGTATGGTGCTCCTTAAGGCCGAAGAGCACACCTGTAGCGTAGTTGCCGAACGTCGGGAAGCGTTCCCCACTGATGTAGGGTAAGAACAGGAGCCCGCCTGAGCCGGGCGGCGCTGCCTCGGCCTCTCGCGCGAGGAGGTCGTAGGGGTCAAGTCCAGTGGTTCTCGCGACCATCCTCTCAACTTGGCCCATGTTGTCTCTGAACCACCTTAAAACCACGCCAGCGCTATTTACTGCTCCTCCAGGCAGCCAGACGCCGTCGAAAAGGTAGTAGGTTTGAAACCTCATTTCATCGAACCTGTCGACGAGGGGCTCGCTGTGCGCAACGCGAAGCATGGTGCTCGTCGACAGGTGGGAGCTGGCGACGCCCCGCCCTAGAGCACCCTCCCCCACGGAGACCGCAGCGCCGTCAAACACCCCGAGGACGAGGGGTGTGCTGGATCGCAACCCCAGCTCTCTTGCCCTGTCAGCTGGGATCTCCCCGACGACCTTCACACTGTCTTCTAGCTCCGGGAGCTTCTCGGCGTCTACTCCTAACTCTTCAAGCAGCTCGTACTCCCACTCTAGCTTCCGGATGTTGAGGAGCTGCGACCCTGAAGCTGAGCTGCGGTCCATCAACTTCTCGCCCAGCAGGTTGTAGACGATAAACCCCTTAGCGTCTAGGAATGCTTCAGCTTCCCGGTACGTCTTCTCCTTCCTCTCCCTCAACCAGACAATCTTAGCGAGCTGGTAGATCCCGAGCGGGGGGCATCCCGTCTTCTCGTAAAGCTCGCGCGGGCTGACCCTCTCGAGTATGCGGCTGACCGCTTCAGCCGGCCGCCTGTCCAGCCAGGTAATTACGCCGGAAAGCGGCGTCCCGCCTTTACCCAGCGGCACAAGGCCGAAGAGGTACCCTGAAAGAGCTAGTGCTTCAACTTCCTCTACCGCCACCTTGGAGACTACGCTCTTGAACTTATTCAGGAGGAGCTGTGGATCGTGCTCCGCCGCTCCCGGCTCCGGTCTAGTTAGAGGGATTTCCTCGGAGGCGGACGCAAGTATGCCTCTGTCGAAGTCAACTACTGCAGCCTTAATCGTGCTTGTACCGATGTCCACTGCCAGGACGGGCATCCCGCGTTCACTGAGACCCGTTGCCTAGGATGCTTTCAAGAAGCTTGCGCTCGCCCCGGCGGAGGTGCTCGCTCAGCGTTACTTTCGAGATTCCCAGCTCTCTGGAGAGCTCCTCGAGCGAGACCCTCCTCGGCCACTCAAAGAAACCTCTTCTGAGAGCCTCGCTGAGAGCTTTTCTCTGCGGCGGTGTGAGAGAATCTCGCACGAGCTCCACGCTTAGAAGCTGAGACGTCTCCCTGAGGGCTTCCTGGAAGGTTGCCTTCTCCAGGCTGATGATGACACCGTAGCGCGACAGTGCTTTTTCGAGATCTTCGTAGCTTTCGGAAGTCATGAGGTAAAACCTCCTGAGGCCCCCGGAGATCACGTAGGGGAAGAAGGTGTGTCTCTCCGACGCGATGGTGTACTCGTAGAAGTCACACATGCTCTTAGTCAGGAGGATAGTGCACGACGAGCTCTTCTTCTCGAGGATTCTGTAGTCGAGCACCTCTCTCCTCCTAGAGAGTGTCTCCACAATCTTCGGGAATATCTTGCGCGAGTCGAGCAAACCGATCTTG
This window encodes:
- a CDS encoding D-isomer specific 2-hydroxyacid dehydrogenase family protein; translated protein: MRIMYKVAVVNSRSFGVSAPDLLEKLRQHAQVDFIDVDKKARGKDLAEKLSGYHFIVASVTPLYDADFMRLQKDLLLIARHGIGVDNVDVKAATEEGVLVTRVPGFKERDAVAELAVALALDAVRRVTYSSQLVRAGRWSERGRIVGFNIAGKTVGLVGLGNIGSRVAEIFSKGFGARVLAYDPYVKPEDAAKFGARLTDLDTLLRESDIISLHAPLTPETYHMIDERAFEKMKEGVIIVNTARGELIDTAALVRALESGKVAGAGLDVVEGEPIGADHPLLRFNNVVITPHIGANTREGLRGMDESNVDAILKVIRGEPPTEYLVNPEVLKRGTRAKLRAPGTEASLR
- a CDS encoding helix-turn-helix domain-containing protein; its protein translation is MPAKVYRIIMKPSTSILAEVSKLPGTSIQVHSVIRARDKAHTLVKIGLLDSRKIFPKIVETLSRRREVLDYRILEKKSSSCTILLTKSMCDFYEYTIASERHTFFPYVISGGLRRFYLMTSESYEDLEKALSRYGVIISLEKATFQEALRETSQLLSVELVRDSLTPPQRKALSEALRRGFFEWPRRVSLEELSRELGISKVTLSEHLRRGERKLLESILGNGSQ
- a CDS encoding gluconokinase codes for the protein MPVLAVDIGTSTIKAAVVDFDRGILASASEEIPLTRPEPGAAEHDPQLLLNKFKSVVSKVAVEEVEALALSGYLFGLVPLGKGGTPLSGVITWLDRRPAEAVSRILERVSPRELYEKTGCPPLGIYQLAKIVWLRERKEKTYREAEAFLDAKGFIVYNLLGEKLMDRSSASGSQLLNIRKLEWEYELLEELGVDAEKLPELEDSVKVVGEIPADRARELGLRSSTPLVLGVFDGAAVSVGEGALGRGVASSHLSTSTMLRVAHSEPLVDRFDEMRFQTYYLFDGVWLPGGAVNSAGVVLRWFRDNMGQVERMVARTTGLDPYDLLAREAEAAPPGSGGLLFLPYISGERFPTFGNYATGVLFGLKEHHTRSHVVRSFMEGVMLNLRLVAEALRENGLQFSEVRVTGGGARSRLWLQIMADVLEVPVKASVKGDAALWGTSLLALKATGSISDVARAAEEKFTPDLEVKPDEENTAVYREAFRKFEKLLSAVKPLFRELSA